In a single window of the Magnolia sinica isolate HGM2019 chromosome 7, MsV1, whole genome shotgun sequence genome:
- the LOC131251352 gene encoding transcription factor TGA2.3-like isoform X5 — MTSPAAAVDSSGYSFQKGTVPIAIPLSNGHFESWGDSGMADASPLTDTSTDVDTDERNQVFGAGQHGTLVSLDSIDRSKDKTGDQKTLRRLAQNREAARKSRLRKKAYVQQLESSRLKLAQLEQELQRARQQGIFIGSGCLGDQSHSVGGNGALAFDMEYARWLDEHQRQINDLRAAVNSHVGDNELRLLVDNVMVHYDEIFRLKSVGAKSDVFHMLSGMWKTPAERCFMWLGGFRSSELLQLLASQLEPLTDQQLMGICNLQQSSQQAEDALSQGMEALQQSLAETVASGSLGPSGSGDVANYMGQMAIAMGKLGTLENFLRQADLLRQQTLQQMHRILTTRQAARALLAISDYFSRLRALSSLWLARPRD; from the exons ATGACTTCTCCGGCAGCAGCAGTTGATTCCAGCGGCTACTCTTTTCAAAAGGGAACAGTGCCCATCGCAATTCCCTTGTCCAATGGACATTTCGAGAGCTGGGGGGATTCTGGTATGGCGGATGCGAGCCCACTTACTGACACTTCCACAGATGTTGACACAGATGAGAGGAACCAAGTG TTTGGGGCTGGTCAGCATGGAACACTTGTTTCTTTGGATTCCATCGATAGATCAAAGGACAAAACTGGGGATCAGAAG ACACTTCGTAGACTTGCTCAGAATCGTGAAGCTGCGCGGAAGAGTCGGTTGAGGAAGAAG GCGTATGTTCAGCAATTGGAGAGTAGTCGATTGAAGCTGGCACAACTTGAACAAGAGCTTCAACGTGCACGGCAACAG GGAATTTTCATTGGAAGTGGATGTTTAGGGGATCAAAGTCATTCAGTGGGAGGAAATG GAGCCTTGGCATTTGATATGGAATATGCACGGTGGCTTGATGAGCATCAAAGACAGATCAATGATCTAAGGGCAGCAGTAAATTCTCATGTCGGTGATAATGAGCTGCGTCTTCTCGTCGATAATGTGATGGTGCATTATGATGAGATTTTCAGGCTCAAAAGCGTCGGTGCGAAGTCTGATGTATTCCACATGCTTTCGGGCATGTGGAAGACTCCAGCAGAGAGATGTTTCATGTGGTTGGGAGGGTTTCGGTCCTCGGAGCTTTTGCAG TTGCTTGCAAGCCAACTCGAACCGTTGACAGATCAACAGTTGATGGGCATTTGTAATCTACAGCAGTCCTCTCAACAGGCAGAAGACGCGTTGTCACAAGGTATGGAAGCATTGCAACAATCTCTTGCTGAGACCGTTGCTTCTGGCTCTCTCGGCCCTTCTGGCTCTGGAGATGTCGCCAATTACATGGGTCAGATGGCGATTGCAATGGGCAAGCTTGGCACCCTCGAGAACTTCCTCCGCCAG GCTGATCTTTTGAGGCAGCAAACATTGCAACAAATGCATCGTATATTGACCACCCGTCAAGCGGCCCGCGCATTACTGGCTATCAGTGATTATTTCTCACGCCTGCGGGCACTCAGTTCACTCTGGCTGGCACGTCCAAGGGACTGA
- the LOC131251352 gene encoding transcription factor TGA2.3-like isoform X2 has product MQSFLSHNSYSIGMYTSSSSPFSRVVEERQNQSRISDLSELEDAINLSANPIYSTKSRNLAVDTSSPLQFGALNTMTSPAAAVDSSGYSFQKGTVPIAIPLSNGHFESWGDSGMADASPLTDTSTDVDTDERNQVFGAGQHGTLVSLDSIDRSKDKTGDQKTLRRLAQNREAARKSRLRKKAYVQQLESSRLKLAQLEQELQRARQQGIFIGSGCLGDQSHSVGGNGALAFDMEYARWLDEHQRQINDLRAAVNSHVGDNELRLLVDNVMVHYDEIFRLKSVGAKSDVFHMLSGMWKTPAERCFMWLGGFRSSELLQLLASQLEPLTDQQLMGICNLQQSSQQAEDALSQGMEALQQSLAETVASGSLGPSGSGDVANYMGQMAIAMGKLGTLENFLRQADLLRQQTLQQMHRILTTRQAARALLAISDYFSRLRALSSLWLARPRD; this is encoded by the exons ATGCAGAGCTTCCTGTCGCACAACTCCTATTCAATCGGAATGTACACGTCATCTTCATCTCCTTTCTCTCG AGTAGTGGAAGAAAGACAGAATCAATCTCGGATTTCTGATCTATCGGAGCTTGAAGATGCCATTAACTTAAGCGCAA ATCCTATTTATAGCACGAAGTCACGCAACCTGGCTGTTGATACCTCTTCTCCTCTTCAGTTTGGGGCCTTAAACACa ATGACTTCTCCGGCAGCAGCAGTTGATTCCAGCGGCTACTCTTTTCAAAAGGGAACAGTGCCCATCGCAATTCCCTTGTCCAATGGACATTTCGAGAGCTGGGGGGATTCTGGTATGGCGGATGCGAGCCCACTTACTGACACTTCCACAGATGTTGACACAGATGAGAGGAACCAAGTG TTTGGGGCTGGTCAGCATGGAACACTTGTTTCTTTGGATTCCATCGATAGATCAAAGGACAAAACTGGGGATCAGAAG ACACTTCGTAGACTTGCTCAGAATCGTGAAGCTGCGCGGAAGAGTCGGTTGAGGAAGAAG GCGTATGTTCAGCAATTGGAGAGTAGTCGATTGAAGCTGGCACAACTTGAACAAGAGCTTCAACGTGCACGGCAACAG GGAATTTTCATTGGAAGTGGATGTTTAGGGGATCAAAGTCATTCAGTGGGAGGAAATG GAGCCTTGGCATTTGATATGGAATATGCACGGTGGCTTGATGAGCATCAAAGACAGATCAATGATCTAAGGGCAGCAGTAAATTCTCATGTCGGTGATAATGAGCTGCGTCTTCTCGTCGATAATGTGATGGTGCATTATGATGAGATTTTCAGGCTCAAAAGCGTCGGTGCGAAGTCTGATGTATTCCACATGCTTTCGGGCATGTGGAAGACTCCAGCAGAGAGATGTTTCATGTGGTTGGGAGGGTTTCGGTCCTCGGAGCTTTTGCAG TTGCTTGCAAGCCAACTCGAACCGTTGACAGATCAACAGTTGATGGGCATTTGTAATCTACAGCAGTCCTCTCAACAGGCAGAAGACGCGTTGTCACAAGGTATGGAAGCATTGCAACAATCTCTTGCTGAGACCGTTGCTTCTGGCTCTCTCGGCCCTTCTGGCTCTGGAGATGTCGCCAATTACATGGGTCAGATGGCGATTGCAATGGGCAAGCTTGGCACCCTCGAGAACTTCCTCCGCCAG GCTGATCTTTTGAGGCAGCAAACATTGCAACAAATGCATCGTATATTGACCACCCGTCAAGCGGCCCGCGCATTACTGGCTATCAGTGATTATTTCTCACGCCTGCGGGCACTCAGTTCACTCTGGCTGGCACGTCCAAGGGACTGA
- the LOC131251352 gene encoding transcription factor TGA2.3-like isoform X1, with protein sequence MQSFLSHNSYSIGMYTSSSSPFSRVVEERQNQSRISDLSELEDAINLSANPIYSTKSRNLAVDTSSPLQFGALNTNINSLQMTSPAAAVDSSGYSFQKGTVPIAIPLSNGHFESWGDSGMADASPLTDTSTDVDTDERNQVFGAGQHGTLVSLDSIDRSKDKTGDQKTLRRLAQNREAARKSRLRKKAYVQQLESSRLKLAQLEQELQRARQQGIFIGSGCLGDQSHSVGGNGALAFDMEYARWLDEHQRQINDLRAAVNSHVGDNELRLLVDNVMVHYDEIFRLKSVGAKSDVFHMLSGMWKTPAERCFMWLGGFRSSELLQLLASQLEPLTDQQLMGICNLQQSSQQAEDALSQGMEALQQSLAETVASGSLGPSGSGDVANYMGQMAIAMGKLGTLENFLRQADLLRQQTLQQMHRILTTRQAARALLAISDYFSRLRALSSLWLARPRD encoded by the exons ATGCAGAGCTTCCTGTCGCACAACTCCTATTCAATCGGAATGTACACGTCATCTTCATCTCCTTTCTCTCG AGTAGTGGAAGAAAGACAGAATCAATCTCGGATTTCTGATCTATCGGAGCTTGAAGATGCCATTAACTTAAGCGCAA ATCCTATTTATAGCACGAAGTCACGCAACCTGGCTGTTGATACCTCTTCTCCTCTTCAGTTTGGGGCCTTAAACACa AACATAAATTCTTTGCAGATGACTTCTCCGGCAGCAGCAGTTGATTCCAGCGGCTACTCTTTTCAAAAGGGAACAGTGCCCATCGCAATTCCCTTGTCCAATGGACATTTCGAGAGCTGGGGGGATTCTGGTATGGCGGATGCGAGCCCACTTACTGACACTTCCACAGATGTTGACACAGATGAGAGGAACCAAGTG TTTGGGGCTGGTCAGCATGGAACACTTGTTTCTTTGGATTCCATCGATAGATCAAAGGACAAAACTGGGGATCAGAAG ACACTTCGTAGACTTGCTCAGAATCGTGAAGCTGCGCGGAAGAGTCGGTTGAGGAAGAAG GCGTATGTTCAGCAATTGGAGAGTAGTCGATTGAAGCTGGCACAACTTGAACAAGAGCTTCAACGTGCACGGCAACAG GGAATTTTCATTGGAAGTGGATGTTTAGGGGATCAAAGTCATTCAGTGGGAGGAAATG GAGCCTTGGCATTTGATATGGAATATGCACGGTGGCTTGATGAGCATCAAAGACAGATCAATGATCTAAGGGCAGCAGTAAATTCTCATGTCGGTGATAATGAGCTGCGTCTTCTCGTCGATAATGTGATGGTGCATTATGATGAGATTTTCAGGCTCAAAAGCGTCGGTGCGAAGTCTGATGTATTCCACATGCTTTCGGGCATGTGGAAGACTCCAGCAGAGAGATGTTTCATGTGGTTGGGAGGGTTTCGGTCCTCGGAGCTTTTGCAG TTGCTTGCAAGCCAACTCGAACCGTTGACAGATCAACAGTTGATGGGCATTTGTAATCTACAGCAGTCCTCTCAACAGGCAGAAGACGCGTTGTCACAAGGTATGGAAGCATTGCAACAATCTCTTGCTGAGACCGTTGCTTCTGGCTCTCTCGGCCCTTCTGGCTCTGGAGATGTCGCCAATTACATGGGTCAGATGGCGATTGCAATGGGCAAGCTTGGCACCCTCGAGAACTTCCTCCGCCAG GCTGATCTTTTGAGGCAGCAAACATTGCAACAAATGCATCGTATATTGACCACCCGTCAAGCGGCCCGCGCATTACTGGCTATCAGTGATTATTTCTCACGCCTGCGGGCACTCAGTTCACTCTGGCTGGCACGTCCAAGGGACTGA
- the LOC131251352 gene encoding transcription factor TGA2.3-like isoform X3, which produces MITTIDRVVEERQNQSRISDLSELEDAINLSANPIYSTKSRNLAVDTSSPLQFGALNTNINSLQMTSPAAAVDSSGYSFQKGTVPIAIPLSNGHFESWGDSGMADASPLTDTSTDVDTDERNQVFGAGQHGTLVSLDSIDRSKDKTGDQKTLRRLAQNREAARKSRLRKKAYVQQLESSRLKLAQLEQELQRARQQGIFIGSGCLGDQSHSVGGNGALAFDMEYARWLDEHQRQINDLRAAVNSHVGDNELRLLVDNVMVHYDEIFRLKSVGAKSDVFHMLSGMWKTPAERCFMWLGGFRSSELLQLLASQLEPLTDQQLMGICNLQQSSQQAEDALSQGMEALQQSLAETVASGSLGPSGSGDVANYMGQMAIAMGKLGTLENFLRQADLLRQQTLQQMHRILTTRQAARALLAISDYFSRLRALSSLWLARPRD; this is translated from the exons ATGATAACGACAATAGATAG AGTAGTGGAAGAAAGACAGAATCAATCTCGGATTTCTGATCTATCGGAGCTTGAAGATGCCATTAACTTAAGCGCAA ATCCTATTTATAGCACGAAGTCACGCAACCTGGCTGTTGATACCTCTTCTCCTCTTCAGTTTGGGGCCTTAAACACa AACATAAATTCTTTGCAGATGACTTCTCCGGCAGCAGCAGTTGATTCCAGCGGCTACTCTTTTCAAAAGGGAACAGTGCCCATCGCAATTCCCTTGTCCAATGGACATTTCGAGAGCTGGGGGGATTCTGGTATGGCGGATGCGAGCCCACTTACTGACACTTCCACAGATGTTGACACAGATGAGAGGAACCAAGTG TTTGGGGCTGGTCAGCATGGAACACTTGTTTCTTTGGATTCCATCGATAGATCAAAGGACAAAACTGGGGATCAGAAG ACACTTCGTAGACTTGCTCAGAATCGTGAAGCTGCGCGGAAGAGTCGGTTGAGGAAGAAG GCGTATGTTCAGCAATTGGAGAGTAGTCGATTGAAGCTGGCACAACTTGAACAAGAGCTTCAACGTGCACGGCAACAG GGAATTTTCATTGGAAGTGGATGTTTAGGGGATCAAAGTCATTCAGTGGGAGGAAATG GAGCCTTGGCATTTGATATGGAATATGCACGGTGGCTTGATGAGCATCAAAGACAGATCAATGATCTAAGGGCAGCAGTAAATTCTCATGTCGGTGATAATGAGCTGCGTCTTCTCGTCGATAATGTGATGGTGCATTATGATGAGATTTTCAGGCTCAAAAGCGTCGGTGCGAAGTCTGATGTATTCCACATGCTTTCGGGCATGTGGAAGACTCCAGCAGAGAGATGTTTCATGTGGTTGGGAGGGTTTCGGTCCTCGGAGCTTTTGCAG TTGCTTGCAAGCCAACTCGAACCGTTGACAGATCAACAGTTGATGGGCATTTGTAATCTACAGCAGTCCTCTCAACAGGCAGAAGACGCGTTGTCACAAGGTATGGAAGCATTGCAACAATCTCTTGCTGAGACCGTTGCTTCTGGCTCTCTCGGCCCTTCTGGCTCTGGAGATGTCGCCAATTACATGGGTCAGATGGCGATTGCAATGGGCAAGCTTGGCACCCTCGAGAACTTCCTCCGCCAG GCTGATCTTTTGAGGCAGCAAACATTGCAACAAATGCATCGTATATTGACCACCCGTCAAGCGGCCCGCGCATTACTGGCTATCAGTGATTATTTCTCACGCCTGCGGGCACTCAGTTCACTCTGGCTGGCACGTCCAAGGGACTGA
- the LOC131251352 gene encoding transcription factor TGA2.3-like isoform X4, whose protein sequence is MQSFLSHNSYSIGMYTSSSSPFSRVVEERQNQSRISDLSELEDAINLSANPIYSTKSRNLAVDTSSPLQFGALNTNINSLQMTSPAAAVDSSGYSFQKGTVPIAIPLSNGHFESWGDSGMADASPLTDTSTDVDTDERNQVTLRRLAQNREAARKSRLRKKAYVQQLESSRLKLAQLEQELQRARQQGIFIGSGCLGDQSHSVGGNGALAFDMEYARWLDEHQRQINDLRAAVNSHVGDNELRLLVDNVMVHYDEIFRLKSVGAKSDVFHMLSGMWKTPAERCFMWLGGFRSSELLQLLASQLEPLTDQQLMGICNLQQSSQQAEDALSQGMEALQQSLAETVASGSLGPSGSGDVANYMGQMAIAMGKLGTLENFLRQADLLRQQTLQQMHRILTTRQAARALLAISDYFSRLRALSSLWLARPRD, encoded by the exons ATGCAGAGCTTCCTGTCGCACAACTCCTATTCAATCGGAATGTACACGTCATCTTCATCTCCTTTCTCTCG AGTAGTGGAAGAAAGACAGAATCAATCTCGGATTTCTGATCTATCGGAGCTTGAAGATGCCATTAACTTAAGCGCAA ATCCTATTTATAGCACGAAGTCACGCAACCTGGCTGTTGATACCTCTTCTCCTCTTCAGTTTGGGGCCTTAAACACa AACATAAATTCTTTGCAGATGACTTCTCCGGCAGCAGCAGTTGATTCCAGCGGCTACTCTTTTCAAAAGGGAACAGTGCCCATCGCAATTCCCTTGTCCAATGGACATTTCGAGAGCTGGGGGGATTCTGGTATGGCGGATGCGAGCCCACTTACTGACACTTCCACAGATGTTGACACAGATGAGAGGAACCAAGTG ACACTTCGTAGACTTGCTCAGAATCGTGAAGCTGCGCGGAAGAGTCGGTTGAGGAAGAAG GCGTATGTTCAGCAATTGGAGAGTAGTCGATTGAAGCTGGCACAACTTGAACAAGAGCTTCAACGTGCACGGCAACAG GGAATTTTCATTGGAAGTGGATGTTTAGGGGATCAAAGTCATTCAGTGGGAGGAAATG GAGCCTTGGCATTTGATATGGAATATGCACGGTGGCTTGATGAGCATCAAAGACAGATCAATGATCTAAGGGCAGCAGTAAATTCTCATGTCGGTGATAATGAGCTGCGTCTTCTCGTCGATAATGTGATGGTGCATTATGATGAGATTTTCAGGCTCAAAAGCGTCGGTGCGAAGTCTGATGTATTCCACATGCTTTCGGGCATGTGGAAGACTCCAGCAGAGAGATGTTTCATGTGGTTGGGAGGGTTTCGGTCCTCGGAGCTTTTGCAG TTGCTTGCAAGCCAACTCGAACCGTTGACAGATCAACAGTTGATGGGCATTTGTAATCTACAGCAGTCCTCTCAACAGGCAGAAGACGCGTTGTCACAAGGTATGGAAGCATTGCAACAATCTCTTGCTGAGACCGTTGCTTCTGGCTCTCTCGGCCCTTCTGGCTCTGGAGATGTCGCCAATTACATGGGTCAGATGGCGATTGCAATGGGCAAGCTTGGCACCCTCGAGAACTTCCTCCGCCAG GCTGATCTTTTGAGGCAGCAAACATTGCAACAAATGCATCGTATATTGACCACCCGTCAAGCGGCCCGCGCATTACTGGCTATCAGTGATTATTTCTCACGCCTGCGGGCACTCAGTTCACTCTGGCTGGCACGTCCAAGGGACTGA